A window of the Pseudodesulfovibrio sp. JC047 genome harbors these coding sequences:
- a CDS encoding DMT family transporter, with product MIQTTGQTKAFLALGAAVVLWASSFIVLKFAFQYFDPMVVIFGRMLIASLCFLLIFKNLKNIEYRPGDWKLLLFMGVCEPGFYFVFEAMALTYTDASQAGMICALLPLMAAVVARFTLGEQLTRRMVVSFCLAIVGAVVLSVAAEPTTTASNPVLGNFLEFMAMVCAVGYMISLKKLSPRYNSWFLTMIQAFIGAIFYFPLLFLPTTTLPTSFDPFGVFTVVYLGIMVTILAYGLYNYGMSKIPVGQASSFINLIPVLTLIFGMVFLNERLNWVQYAASALVIIGVYVSQGKSKNPKKAI from the coding sequence TTGATACAGACGACCGGCCAAACCAAGGCATTTCTGGCTCTCGGCGCAGCCGTCGTGCTCTGGGCCAGCTCATTTATCGTTCTTAAATTCGCCTTTCAATACTTTGATCCGATGGTGGTCATCTTTGGACGAATGCTCATTGCCAGTCTCTGTTTTCTGCTAATTTTCAAAAATCTGAAAAATATCGAATACCGTCCGGGGGATTGGAAACTCCTGCTCTTCATGGGCGTATGCGAGCCGGGTTTCTACTTTGTCTTTGAAGCCATGGCCCTCACCTACACGGATGCCTCACAGGCGGGCATGATCTGCGCCCTGTTGCCACTCATGGCCGCCGTGGTCGCCCGATTCACCCTCGGCGAACAACTGACCCGCCGCATGGTCGTCAGCTTCTGTCTCGCCATTGTTGGAGCCGTGGTGCTCTCTGTAGCTGCCGAACCAACAACAACTGCATCCAATCCCGTTCTGGGGAATTTTCTGGAATTCATGGCTATGGTCTGCGCAGTCGGGTACATGATTTCTCTCAAGAAACTCAGCCCACGATACAATTCATGGTTTTTGACCATGATTCAGGCCTTTATCGGTGCCATCTTCTATTTTCCACTCCTGTTCCTGCCAACAACGACACTGCCCACATCCTTTGACCCATTCGGTGTCTTCACCGTCGTCTATCTGGGGATCATGGTCACTATCCTGGCCTATGGACTCTACAACTACGGCATGTCGAAAATCCCGGTGGGACAAGCATCCTCTTTCATCAACCTGATTCCGGTCCTCACCCTGATCTTCGGGATGGTCTTTCTCAATGAACGTCTCAACTGGGTTCAATACGCCGCGTCCGCACTGGTCATTATCGGTGTCTACGTGAGCCAAGGAAAATCCAAAAACCCAAAAAAAGCGATCTAA
- a CDS encoding TetR/AcrR family transcriptional regulator, translating into MVQNPKTFENLPKEKQERVLREATSEFAEHGYHQASVNRIVTRVGIAKGSLFKYFGTKQGLFDYIFSHAVTQFKQPLKHIRDTTSDKDFFERIEKSLLAGVDFIEAHPHIYRIYLKMLFQENFPMRDKFLGEVRRRSTKYLRPLITAAMESGELRKDLDPDMAVFYLDSVMDRFFQAHTVPALDGPITLYNTDRQTTEAKAHAITEMLRRGLTTPS; encoded by the coding sequence ATGGTACAGAATCCAAAAACTTTTGAAAACCTCCCCAAAGAAAAGCAGGAACGCGTCCTGCGAGAAGCAACATCCGAATTCGCCGAGCATGGCTACCATCAGGCGAGTGTCAATCGAATCGTGACTCGCGTAGGTATCGCCAAGGGGTCGTTATTCAAATATTTCGGCACAAAGCAGGGACTTTTCGACTATATTTTCAGCCACGCCGTCACCCAGTTCAAACAGCCACTCAAACACATTCGCGACACTACGTCGGATAAGGACTTTTTCGAACGCATTGAAAAGAGCCTGTTGGCCGGCGTGGATTTCATCGAAGCGCACCCACACATTTACCGAATTTACCTGAAAATGCTCTTTCAGGAAAATTTCCCCATGCGTGACAAATTTCTGGGCGAAGTCCGGCGGCGGTCCACCAAATACCTCCGTCCGCTTATCACGGCGGCCATGGAGTCCGGTGAATTACGCAAGGATTTGGACCCGGACATGGCAGTTTTTTATCTGGATTCGGTCATGGACCGCTTTTTTCAAGCCCACACCGTTCCCGCATTGGACGGTCCCATCACCCTGTACAACACGGACAGGCAAACAACGGAAGCCAAGGCCCACGCCATCACGGAAATGCTCCGGCGCGGACTGACCACCCCATCCTGA
- a CDS encoding menaquinone biosynthesis protein, whose translation MTIQLGKIGYLNVLPIYHPLETQEIPNSFHIQSGPPSALNRLMDAEKLDISAASSIEYARHPEKYYLVPDLAIGSRGPVQSVLLLSRHPVKALQGKTILVSSQTHTSAALLAVLQKELWNISTESVTGNATVVLEKGERPDAILAIGDEALNLRYHPDYPHRIDLGEAWRELTGLPFIFGVWIVQRKSWEKSAPILAKAVTMLLEAKQWGIENIEQMCQLAANESCLSTEEMRSYFDGLVYDLGEEERKGLTLFYKHLKNTGLIESTPEIAFIP comes from the coding sequence ATGACTATTCAACTCGGAAAAATCGGGTATCTCAACGTGCTGCCCATCTACCATCCACTGGAAACCCAAGAAATCCCGAACAGTTTTCACATCCAATCCGGGCCACCGTCGGCCTTGAACAGACTGATGGATGCCGAAAAGTTGGATATTTCAGCCGCTTCATCCATTGAATATGCACGTCACCCTGAGAAATATTATCTGGTTCCGGATCTGGCCATCGGAAGTCGCGGGCCTGTCCAAAGCGTGTTGTTATTGAGCCGCCACCCAGTGAAAGCCCTTCAGGGGAAAACCATTCTGGTCAGTTCTCAAACGCATACTTCGGCAGCCCTGCTCGCAGTATTGCAAAAGGAACTCTGGAATATATCAACGGAATCGGTCACAGGAAATGCAACGGTTGTCCTTGAAAAAGGCGAACGCCCAGACGCCATCCTTGCCATTGGAGATGAAGCCCTGAACCTTCGCTATCACCCGGATTACCCACACCGAATCGATCTGGGCGAAGCATGGCGGGAACTCACTGGACTGCCGTTCATCTTCGGCGTCTGGATCGTGCAGCGAAAAAGCTGGGAGAAATCCGCACCCATTTTGGCAAAAGCCGTCACCATGCTTCTCGAAGCAAAGCAATGGGGGATTGAAAACATCGAACAGATGTGCCAGTTGGCAGCCAACGAAAGCTGTCTGTCCACTGAGGAAATGCGCTCATATTTCGATGGATTGGTCTATGATCTCGGTGAAGAAGAGCGCAAGGGACTGACTTTGTTTTACAAGCATCTCAAAAACACCGGACTCATAGAATCGACCCCGGAGATTGCGTTCATTCCATAA
- the yjgA gene encoding ribosome biogenesis factor YjgA, translating to MAKRNKIYRPEEFDEIDDRPSRSQLKRDMKELQKLGADLAALGDTMVKEACLPAEVEKALLLIKKIPKHEASRRHMQYVGKLMRTFDTTHVREIVDAAKQGHSIKTAEFHRLEIIRERLIDGDDDLLQKLFDTNPEQGQRLRQLTLGARRAKTSDKPPKDARNLFKLLRTMTFDEGK from the coding sequence ATGGCAAAAAGAAACAAAATTTACCGCCCCGAAGAATTCGACGAAATTGATGATCGCCCGAGCCGCTCCCAATTAAAACGGGACATGAAGGAATTACAAAAGCTTGGTGCCGACCTCGCAGCCTTGGGTGATACCATGGTCAAAGAGGCCTGCCTCCCGGCTGAAGTGGAAAAGGCACTGCTGCTCATCAAGAAAATCCCCAAACACGAAGCCAGCCGACGACATATGCAATACGTCGGCAAACTCATGCGGACCTTTGATACCACCCATGTTCGGGAAATAGTGGATGCGGCCAAACAAGGGCACTCCATTAAAACCGCCGAGTTTCATCGTCTTGAGATTATTCGAGAACGATTAATCGATGGTGATGACGATCTTTTGCAGAAACTATTCGACACCAACCCGGAGCAGGGACAACGACTGCGCCAACTCACCTTGGGAGCACGCCGGGCAAAGACCAGCGACAAGCCACCAAAAGACGCACGAAACCTGTTCAAACTCCTTCGAACCATGACTTTTGATGAGGGAAAATAG
- a CDS encoding ABC-type transport auxiliary lipoprotein family protein: protein MKKYVILFLFVAVSLTSVACVKLGSEPLDKRFYQITSTRNAPAVETGYDIVLKVRRLSISQLYNTRELIYRGQNGRIESDFYNTFFIPPADMLTSELRAWIRGSALFSHIIEPGSMVVPDLTLEGVVNALYGDYSLDTPAAVVEMQFFMVDETSANNDIIFSKTYSERIPMAESSATALVQAMTTGVHTIYTNLETDLISAGLKK, encoded by the coding sequence ATGAAAAAATATGTCATACTCTTTCTTTTCGTGGCCGTCAGCCTGACATCCGTGGCCTGCGTCAAACTGGGCAGTGAGCCGCTGGACAAGCGATTTTATCAAATAACATCAACACGAAACGCTCCCGCAGTCGAGACCGGATATGACATCGTTCTCAAGGTACGACGCCTATCCATATCCCAACTCTACAACACGCGAGAATTAATTTATCGAGGACAAAATGGCCGGATCGAATCCGACTTTTACAACACGTTTTTTATTCCACCAGCGGACATGCTGACGTCCGAGTTGCGTGCCTGGATCAGAGGAAGTGCGCTTTTTTCTCACATCATTGAACCAGGCAGTATGGTTGTGCCGGATTTGACCCTTGAAGGCGTCGTTAACGCGCTCTATGGCGACTATTCGCTTGACACACCAGCCGCTGTAGTGGAAATGCAGTTCTTCATGGTCGATGAAACGTCAGCGAATAACGACATCATTTTTTCCAAGACCTACAGCGAACGTATCCCCATGGCCGAATCATCGGCTACCGCGCTGGTCCAGGCCATGACCACGGGGGTACACACTATATATACCAATCTTGAAACCGACCTGATATCAGCAGGCCTGAAGAAATAA
- a CDS encoding selenium metabolism-associated LysR family transcriptional regulator produces MDVRKLEAFCRVYELQSFSKAGDVMFLSQPTISSHVANLEEELGVKLFDRLGRTILPTDAGEVLYVSAVKVFANLDQARASIEMLRNRVVGDMGVGCSTIPSLGLLPQILSGFSRKYPAVNFTVHTHDSTEIIQRVLSGEFPVGIVGQKPEEPELVAVQLADDERVLVASPKVSWLPDRGPVSLSHVASLPWIMRERGSATRRVLEKALEEAGHSIHDLPVRCRVEGTSEGLAYAAQGMGVCFTSRLVAEDMIARNVLTALDVPALAGTRQFYLIYHSGRHMFPALKAFVGFNSSE; encoded by the coding sequence ATGGATGTCCGAAAGCTTGAAGCCTTTTGTCGAGTCTATGAATTGCAAAGTTTTTCCAAGGCTGGTGATGTGATGTTTTTGTCGCAGCCGACTATCAGTTCTCATGTTGCCAACTTGGAAGAGGAACTTGGCGTCAAACTTTTTGATCGCTTGGGACGCACTATTTTACCCACCGACGCTGGTGAAGTTCTGTATGTGAGTGCGGTCAAGGTTTTTGCCAATCTGGATCAGGCGCGGGCGTCCATCGAAATGTTACGGAATAGGGTGGTTGGTGATATGGGAGTCGGGTGCAGCACGATTCCCTCGTTGGGACTTTTGCCGCAGATTTTGTCCGGTTTTTCGCGAAAGTATCCAGCGGTCAATTTCACGGTTCACACGCATGATTCTACAGAAATAATTCAGCGTGTTCTTTCTGGTGAATTCCCTGTGGGGATTGTTGGGCAAAAGCCTGAGGAACCAGAATTGGTCGCGGTGCAATTGGCAGATGATGAGCGAGTCCTTGTGGCATCTCCAAAAGTGTCGTGGCTGCCAGACAGAGGTCCTGTTTCGCTCTCTCACGTCGCGTCTCTGCCCTGGATTATGCGTGAACGAGGGTCAGCCACCAGACGGGTGTTGGAAAAAGCTCTGGAAGAGGCTGGGCACAGTATTCATGACTTGCCGGTTCGGTGTCGTGTTGAAGGAACATCAGAAGGACTTGCGTATGCTGCGCAAGGGATGGGTGTGTGTTTTACATCCCGACTGGTCGCTGAGGACATGATTGCACGGAATGTGCTGACCGCCCTTGATGTCCCTGCGTTGGCAGGGACACGGCAATTCTACCTCATTTACCATAGCGGTCGGCACATGTTTCCGGCGTTGAAGGCCTTTGTGGGGTTTAACTCTTCGGAATAG
- the mqnC gene encoding cyclic dehypoxanthinyl futalosine synthase, with product MRKLDTIFDKIMGGERIDFDEATLLYETANFHDLGRLAHHVRLTKHPDPIVSYVVDRNINYSNICVCCCKFCAFYKTPNQDGGYVLSHEEIGQKIKETLDLGGTQILMQGGHHPDLPLTWYEEMLRYIKANYTVHIHAFSPPEIVFWSDKEGIPVADVIARLHAAGLDSIPGGGAEILVDAVRSTVSPNKCPTDEWLNVMEQAHKQGLRTTATMMFGHKETPTQRLEHLFAVRDTQDKTGGFTAFIPWTFQPDHTELPECRKLTSIEYLRLLAVSRIVLDNIDNVQVSWVTMGPKIAQLALYFGGNDFGSTMLEENVVKAAGVSFRLSQQEINRLVTAAGFTPRQRTMDYTLLETR from the coding sequence ATGCGCAAATTGGATACCATATTTGATAAGATCATGGGTGGCGAACGAATTGATTTTGACGAAGCCACACTGCTCTACGAAACAGCGAATTTTCACGATCTGGGACGATTGGCCCATCATGTCCGCTTGACCAAACACCCTGACCCGATTGTCTCCTACGTAGTTGACAGAAATATCAACTACTCCAACATCTGCGTCTGCTGCTGCAAGTTCTGCGCCTTCTACAAGACGCCGAATCAGGACGGTGGCTATGTACTAAGCCATGAAGAAATAGGCCAGAAGATCAAGGAAACGCTGGATCTTGGCGGCACTCAAATCCTCATGCAGGGGGGGCACCACCCAGACCTTCCATTAACGTGGTACGAAGAAATGCTGCGGTATATCAAAGCAAATTACACCGTCCACATCCACGCCTTTTCACCGCCGGAAATCGTTTTCTGGAGCGACAAGGAAGGCATCCCCGTGGCCGATGTCATTGCCAGACTCCACGCCGCCGGACTGGATTCCATCCCGGGTGGCGGTGCCGAAATCCTGGTTGATGCTGTAAGGTCAACGGTTTCGCCCAACAAATGTCCAACAGATGAATGGCTCAATGTCATGGAACAAGCTCACAAACAGGGTTTGCGGACAACTGCCACCATGATGTTCGGACATAAAGAAACGCCGACACAACGTTTGGAGCACCTGTTCGCAGTTCGTGACACCCAGGACAAAACCGGCGGATTCACCGCGTTCATCCCATGGACATTCCAACCGGATCACACAGAATTGCCTGAGTGTCGAAAACTCACCAGCATCGAATACCTTCGTCTGTTGGCGGTCTCACGCATCGTGCTCGACAATATCGACAACGTGCAGGTTTCCTGGGTCACCATGGGACCAAAAATCGCTCAACTCGCCCTCTATTTTGGCGGAAACGACTTTGGCTCAACCATGCTTGAAGAAAACGTGGTCAAGGCGGCTGGGGTGTCATTTCGCTTATCGCAACAGGAAATCAATCGACTCGTCACGGCAGCCGGTTTCACGCCACGGCAACGGACCATGGACTATACACTTCTGGAGACTCGATAA
- a CDS encoding MlaD family protein yields MTRKREYFKLGLFIIIGISMLVAMVIILGAGRYFQTTYAMETYFDESINGLAVGSPVKLRGVNIGRVASINFVSNKYEDANLDDVRYVYVECEINPDLFDSISEEKFIELLRKDVKRGLRIRPTSLGLTGQLFLNIIYDDPKSNPPLPIQWTPQHAYIPSAPSTLSRVEGAIATISKTLSSLKKEDLESIIKDVKSIVDSIDKFMKTDSGREAGKKMLGILESTRSILDRTNTLMADPALDTILPNVAGTVEGANRILAESADDIIAAAHEAKIAIASFKEVSDTLNKTLNDPGMSTAMEEIAPTLNNISQASADLTAAVAKVHVLVNRLNGVVASEETNIHAIITDTREIMQNVKELTGDAKRYPSGMIFGTPPSKSNPQDQ; encoded by the coding sequence ATTGGGTTTGTTCATCATCATCGGGATCAGTATGCTCGTCGCCATGGTGATCATCCTCGGAGCAGGACGATATTTCCAGACGACCTATGCGATGGAAACCTACTTCGACGAATCCATCAACGGCCTCGCTGTCGGCTCACCGGTCAAACTCCGAGGGGTCAATATAGGCCGAGTTGCGTCTATCAATTTCGTCTCCAACAAATACGAAGACGCCAACCTGGATGATGTCCGATATGTCTATGTGGAATGTGAAATAAATCCGGATCTTTTTGATTCCATCTCCGAAGAAAAATTCATCGAACTACTCAGAAAAGACGTCAAACGGGGGCTGCGCATCCGCCCCACGTCACTCGGTCTGACCGGGCAACTTTTCCTGAACATCATTTACGACGACCCCAAAAGCAATCCGCCACTGCCTATCCAGTGGACACCGCAACATGCGTACATCCCGTCCGCCCCTTCAACACTCAGTCGAGTAGAAGGAGCCATCGCCACCATCAGCAAAACCCTGAGCAGTCTCAAAAAAGAAGACCTAGAATCCATCATCAAGGATGTCAAATCCATCGTCGATTCCATCGATAAATTCATGAAAACGGACAGTGGCCGTGAAGCCGGGAAAAAGATGCTGGGCATTCTTGAAAGCACCCGTAGTATTCTGGATAGGACAAACACCCTGATGGCCGACCCAGCCCTGGACACCATTTTACCCAATGTGGCCGGGACCGTGGAAGGCGCCAATCGAATCCTTGCCGAATCCGCGGATGACATCATCGCTGCGGCCCATGAGGCAAAAATCGCCATTGCCAGCTTCAAAGAAGTCTCCGATACCTTGAACAAGACACTCAATGATCCGGGCATGAGCACGGCCATGGAAGAAATCGCCCCGACATTAAACAACATCTCCCAGGCATCGGCCGACCTCACAGCTGCGGTTGCCAAGGTCCACGTGCTGGTCAACCGGCTCAACGGGGTGGTGGCGTCCGAAGAGACCAATATTCACGCCATCATCACCGATACGCGTGAAATCATGCAGAATGTTAAGGAACTCACGGGAGACGCCAAAAGATACCCCTCCGGAATGATCTTCGGCACGCCACCAAGCAAATCAAACCCTCAAGACCAGTAA
- a CDS encoding 1,4-dihydroxy-6-naphthoate synthase, translating to MQRKLTIGYSPCPNDTYIFHALASGTVAWPGGVDVTLADVEELNGLASSGSLDVVKISVAAAAGVLDKYILLRAGGAMGYGVGPIVVARDGCDIASLDGQRVAIPGRHTTANLLFGLCCKDAGISVDLVEMVFDEIMPAVDAGNVAAGVVIHEGRFTFGERGLCRVLDLGAWWEEYTGMPIPLGAIAIKRSLGQDIALQMNEAIRQSVLEARSNPEGAHDYIKSYAQEMDDTVISTHIETFVTEYSLDVGDSGVEAVARLLKEAGCTREDLFIPAPETSGEPGDFRMVHAAESR from the coding sequence ATGCAACGGAAACTGACGATTGGGTATTCGCCCTGTCCCAATGACACCTATATTTTTCACGCTCTGGCATCCGGCACAGTTGCTTGGCCGGGTGGCGTGGATGTGACTTTGGCTGATGTCGAAGAGCTGAATGGACTCGCGTCATCCGGTTCTCTCGATGTGGTGAAAATCTCGGTGGCTGCTGCTGCCGGGGTGTTGGATAAATATATTTTGTTGCGTGCCGGTGGGGCCATGGGCTATGGCGTCGGTCCGATTGTGGTTGCGCGTGACGGGTGTGACATCGCGTCACTGGATGGGCAACGGGTCGCCATTCCTGGACGGCATACCACGGCCAATCTGTTGTTTGGGTTGTGCTGCAAGGATGCGGGGATTTCCGTTGATCTGGTCGAAATGGTGTTTGACGAAATCATGCCAGCAGTTGACGCCGGAAACGTGGCCGCTGGGGTCGTGATTCACGAAGGACGGTTTACCTTTGGAGAAAGGGGATTGTGTCGGGTGCTCGATCTTGGTGCCTGGTGGGAAGAGTATACCGGAATGCCGATTCCGTTGGGGGCTATAGCCATCAAGCGGTCATTGGGGCAGGATATCGCATTGCAAATGAATGAAGCCATCCGTCAGAGTGTGCTTGAAGCCCGGTCAAATCCTGAAGGCGCGCACGACTATATCAAGTCCTATGCGCAGGAAATGGATGATACCGTCATTTCCACGCACATCGAGACCTTTGTCACGGAATACAGTTTGGATGTCGGCGATAGCGGTGTCGAGGCAGTGGCTCGATTGCTCAAGGAAGCGGGCTGTACGCGTGAAGATCTTTTCATCCCTGCGCCCGAGACGTCAGGGGAGCCAGGCGATTTTCGGATGGTTCATGCCGCCGAATCCCGTTAG
- the mqnE gene encoding aminofutalosine synthase MqnE, with amino-acid sequence MRLFKNTYYENMGLATIKKKIDNGERLSFEDGITLFECPEPLAVGALAHQVRTQMHGDTAFYVVNQHVNYTNVCVNGCIFCAYQREEGQDGGFVLSTDDVIAKIDAAALTPSEIHIVGGCHPRLGLAYFEAMLTAIKTRLPNVVLKCFTAVEIAHFAEVEGVSTLEVLTRLKAAGLDMLPGGGAEIFAPAIRQQICARKATAKEWLAVHEQAHGLGLKSNCTMLFGHIESIEDRVDHLIQLRESQDRGGGYTCFIPLPFLTENSQLTIGNPLTGLEELRTIAVSRLLLDNIPHIKAYWVMLGVKQAQAALKFGADDFDGTVVEEKIGHEAGATSEQGMTRTELMEMIRGCGCTPVERDGFFNKL; translated from the coding sequence ATGCGTCTATTCAAAAACACGTACTATGAAAACATGGGCCTCGCCACTATCAAAAAGAAAATTGATAACGGCGAACGCTTGAGCTTCGAAGACGGCATCACCCTCTTCGAATGCCCCGAACCGCTGGCTGTGGGCGCACTTGCCCACCAGGTCCGAACCCAAATGCACGGCGACACAGCATTTTATGTGGTCAACCAGCACGTCAATTATACCAACGTGTGTGTCAACGGCTGCATCTTTTGCGCCTATCAACGGGAAGAAGGCCAGGACGGCGGTTTCGTGCTGAGCACGGACGATGTCATCGCCAAAATTGACGCTGCCGCACTCACCCCCAGTGAAATCCACATCGTGGGCGGGTGTCATCCAAGACTCGGACTGGCGTACTTCGAAGCCATGCTCACAGCGATCAAAACCCGACTGCCCAATGTGGTCCTGAAATGTTTCACCGCCGTAGAAATCGCCCATTTCGCCGAGGTCGAAGGCGTTTCCACCCTTGAAGTCCTCACCCGACTCAAAGCCGCTGGTCTGGACATGTTGCCCGGAGGCGGTGCCGAAATCTTTGCCCCGGCCATTCGACAACAGATATGCGCACGCAAAGCCACGGCCAAGGAATGGCTGGCCGTTCACGAACAGGCACACGGTCTGGGACTCAAATCCAATTGCACCATGCTTTTCGGACACATTGAATCCATCGAAGACCGCGTCGATCACCTTATCCAACTCCGGGAATCCCAAGATCGTGGTGGCGGATATACCTGTTTCATCCCCCTGCCTTTCCTGACGGAAAACAGCCAATTGACCATTGGCAATCCGCTCACGGGCCTGGAAGAACTCCGCACTATTGCGGTCAGCCGACTCCTGCTCGACAACATCCCGCACATCAAGGCGTATTGGGTCATGCTCGGCGTCAAACAGGCGCAGGCGGCCTTGAAATTCGGTGCTGACGACTTTGATGGCACCGTCGTGGAAGAAAAAATCGGGCACGAAGCCGGAGCCACATCCGAACAGGGAATGACTCGGACCGAACTGATGGAAATGATTCGCGGCTGCGGATGCACCCCGGTTGAACGCGACGGATTTTTCAACAAATTATAG